One window from the genome of Leucobacter aridicollis encodes:
- a CDS encoding ankyrin repeat domain-containing protein, with the protein MNARLRAAIAASALAALSLTGLVACAPEPGETPPTTTGTPKPAPSESAQPEVPAEPEVPEKPDLTQAELDQRLRDAAWANDVVAAEQLIEWGADVNAADDTVQSAYLIATSEGRLELLRLTLKHGGDVKALDSWQGTGLIRAAERGHWDVSGVLIRAGVDVNHVNNIGYQAIHEAVWLGRDDPTYLATLRVLVAGGAELDRLSVSEGLTPLQMAEERGFSGQAEVLRSLAAAAAPSDPGAALVEAARTGETTAVVAALRAGADPRSAGSDGLTAVALAEAGGHVAAAQVIRALGG; encoded by the coding sequence ATGAATGCCAGACTACGCGCGGCGATTGCCGCTAGTGCGCTTGCGGCTCTGAGTCTCACCGGACTCGTTGCCTGTGCTCCCGAGCCCGGTGAGACACCCCCGACGACGACCGGGACGCCAAAGCCTGCTCCGTCTGAGAGCGCACAGCCGGAGGTCCCGGCAGAGCCAGAAGTCCCAGAGAAGCCAGATCTCACCCAGGCTGAACTTGACCAGCGTCTTCGGGACGCTGCCTGGGCCAACGACGTCGTGGCGGCCGAGCAGCTGATCGAGTGGGGCGCTGACGTGAATGCAGCAGACGACACCGTTCAGTCGGCGTACCTTATCGCGACGAGCGAGGGGCGCCTCGAGCTCTTGCGTCTGACCCTCAAGCACGGCGGCGACGTAAAGGCACTTGACAGCTGGCAGGGAACTGGACTGATTCGTGCGGCCGAGCGGGGCCACTGGGACGTCTCGGGCGTCTTGATCCGGGCAGGGGTCGACGTCAACCATGTCAACAACATCGGATATCAGGCGATTCATGAGGCCGTGTGGCTTGGCCGCGATGACCCAACCTACCTGGCGACACTGCGCGTCCTAGTCGCCGGGGGTGCAGAGCTTGACAGGCTGTCGGTATCCGAGGGCCTCACTCCGCTTCAAATGGCGGAGGAGCGTGGGTTCTCAGGCCAGGCCGAGGTGCTGCGGTCGTTGGCGGCCGCGGCCGCGCCGTCTGATCCCGGTGCGGCGCTCGTCGAAGCTGCCCGGACTGGGGAGACGACCGCGGTCGTTGCAGCCTTGCGGGCTGGCGCCGACCCCCGGTCGGCAGGGAGCGATGGACTTACCGCAGTCGCGCTCGCGGAGGCTGGCGGGCACGTGGCCGCGGCCCAGGTCATTCGCGCCCTCGGCGGATAG
- a CDS encoding SMR family transporter — translation MSLTALGLVLAAAVAHAAWNILAAKSSRSGVPFLLWGAVVSAIVWSAAIPFTGGVGSSGAWEFVRAVVVSGVLHVLYMLVLQRGYRAGDLSTVYATARGSGPVLTVVVSILLFGERPGLLSLGGVLLVVVGVTAFGLIGRSRSAAGTEFAGGQRQARFDPSIVFGLLTGVAIATYTLWDVSMVNGFGIAPVAFMVGTSAAEAVIFGGMMGAEGLRGLKPARRLRGELRANWRSLLAFGVLSPLSYVLVLTAATIAPLSLVAPMRETSVVLVGLYGVFRFRESNPVLRLAAAAVVVCGVALIGL, via the coding sequence ATGAGTCTCACAGCCCTCGGTCTCGTACTCGCCGCCGCCGTCGCGCACGCCGCCTGGAACATACTTGCTGCAAAGTCGAGCAGGTCTGGCGTGCCGTTCCTCTTGTGGGGCGCCGTTGTCAGCGCCATTGTCTGGTCAGCGGCGATCCCGTTTACCGGCGGCGTCGGCTCGAGCGGCGCCTGGGAGTTCGTGCGCGCCGTCGTCGTGTCTGGCGTGTTGCACGTGCTTTACATGCTCGTTCTGCAGCGCGGCTATCGCGCGGGAGACCTGAGCACGGTCTACGCGACTGCCCGCGGTAGCGGACCCGTCCTCACCGTGGTCGTGTCGATCTTGCTGTTCGGCGAACGCCCCGGACTGCTTTCGCTCGGGGGCGTGTTGCTCGTAGTTGTCGGCGTTACCGCGTTCGGCCTCATTGGCCGGTCGCGGTCCGCTGCAGGAACAGAGTTCGCCGGAGGCCAACGCCAAGCGCGCTTCGACCCGTCGATTGTGTTTGGCTTATTGACTGGGGTCGCGATCGCCACGTACACACTCTGGGACGTATCGATGGTGAACGGCTTCGGCATCGCTCCGGTTGCGTTCATGGTCGGCACAAGTGCAGCGGAGGCAGTCATTTTTGGAGGCATGATGGGCGCGGAGGGGCTTCGCGGGTTGAAGCCTGCTCGGCGGCTTCGCGGCGAGCTCAGGGCGAACTGGCGAAGCCTCCTCGCCTTCGGCGTGCTTTCGCCGCTCTCGTACGTGCTCGTACTGACGGCGGCGACGATCGCACCACTGTCTCTCGTCGCACCCATGCGTGAAACGAGCGTCGTGCTCGTTGGGCTGTATGGTGTCTTCAGATTCCGCGAAAGCAACCCAGTACTTCGGCTCGCGGCGGCGGCGGTCGTGGTCTGCGGCGTCGCACTTATCGGGTTGTAG
- a CDS encoding DNA gyrase/topoisomerase IV subunit B: protein MAESSYSARHLTVLEGLEAVRKRPGMYIGTTDSRGLMHCLWEIIDNSVDEALAGHGADIKITLHDDGSVTVADNGRGVPVDVEPRSGLSGVELVFTKLHAGGKFGGGGYASSGGLHGVGASVVNALSSRLDVEVDRDGKTWAMSFRHGEPGVFAGAGPDSPFTPFDRATELRVVGKVKKGVTGTRVRYWADPQIFLPTARFEVDSLVGRARQTAFLVPGLTIDISDYRAESLDESGAPAVHSFNYEGGISEFVNFLALDAPVTDTWRVQDSGKFTETVPVMDETTGHLVSREVERECEVDIALRWGTGYDTEIQSFVNIISTPKGGTHLSGFEQGLTKFFRKQIETNARKLKAGSDKPDKDDILTGLTAVVTVRVPEPQFEGQTKEVLGTAAVRQIVSRAVTSALSERYDSPKKHDKAQTSTLLEKMVSEMKSRIAMRAQRDTARRKSTLESSSLPSKLIDCRSKDVANSELFIVEGDSALGTAKPARDSEYQALLPIRGKILNVQKASLAEMLSNAECGAIIKVIGAGSGRDFDLDAARYGKVILMSDADVDGAHIRTLLLTLFFRYMRPMLEAGRVYAAVPPLHRVIVQNSGRKPNDVIYTYSEKELQTLLADLRKRGKKYQEPIQRYKGLGEMDADQLAETTMDREHRTLRRVRLEDAHAAAQMFELLMGNDVAPRKEFIIENADDLDRERIDA from the coding sequence GTGGCTGAATCCAGTTACTCCGCCAGGCACCTCACTGTCCTCGAGGGGCTTGAAGCAGTTCGCAAGCGACCCGGCATGTATATCGGCACGACCGATTCACGCGGGCTTATGCACTGCCTCTGGGAGATCATTGACAACTCGGTCGATGAGGCCCTCGCCGGACACGGTGCAGACATCAAGATCACGCTGCACGATGACGGGTCAGTCACAGTCGCAGACAATGGTCGCGGCGTGCCAGTGGACGTCGAGCCGCGAAGCGGCCTCAGCGGCGTCGAGCTCGTCTTCACCAAGCTGCACGCCGGCGGTAAGTTCGGCGGTGGCGGCTACGCGTCCTCAGGTGGCCTGCACGGTGTCGGCGCCTCGGTTGTGAACGCGCTCTCGTCACGCCTCGATGTCGAGGTTGACCGCGACGGCAAGACGTGGGCGATGTCGTTCCGCCACGGCGAGCCGGGTGTGTTCGCGGGCGCGGGGCCCGATAGTCCCTTCACGCCCTTTGACCGTGCCACCGAGCTTCGGGTCGTCGGGAAGGTGAAGAAGGGTGTCACTGGCACCCGAGTTCGCTACTGGGCGGATCCCCAGATCTTCCTGCCAACCGCCCGCTTCGAAGTCGATTCGCTGGTTGGCCGTGCGCGTCAGACCGCGTTCCTCGTCCCGGGGCTCACGATCGACATTTCCGATTACCGAGCCGAATCTCTCGATGAGTCTGGCGCGCCGGCGGTGCATAGCTTCAACTATGAGGGCGGAATCTCCGAGTTCGTTAACTTTCTCGCCCTCGACGCACCTGTCACTGATACCTGGCGCGTCCAGGACTCTGGGAAGTTTACGGAGACAGTTCCTGTCATGGACGAGACGACGGGCCATCTCGTTTCGAGGGAGGTCGAACGCGAGTGTGAGGTGGATATTGCACTGCGTTGGGGCACCGGCTACGACACGGAGATCCAGAGCTTTGTGAATATTATCTCGACACCGAAGGGTGGCACGCACCTCTCTGGTTTTGAGCAGGGGCTCACGAAGTTCTTCAGGAAGCAGATCGAGACCAATGCGCGCAAGCTGAAGGCTGGCTCAGATAAACCCGACAAAGATGACATCCTCACTGGACTGACAGCAGTTGTTACCGTCCGGGTCCCTGAACCGCAGTTCGAGGGGCAGACGAAGGAAGTGCTCGGCACTGCGGCAGTGCGCCAGATTGTCTCCCGCGCGGTCACGAGCGCGCTCAGCGAGCGGTACGACTCACCCAAGAAGCACGACAAAGCGCAAACCTCGACGCTGCTTGAGAAGATGGTGTCCGAGATGAAGTCTCGGATCGCGATGCGTGCGCAGCGCGACACTGCTCGCCGCAAGAGCACCCTCGAGAGTTCGTCGCTGCCGTCGAAGCTCATCGATTGCAGGTCCAAGGACGTCGCGAACTCTGAACTGTTCATCGTCGAGGGCGACAGCGCGCTTGGCACCGCGAAACCTGCGCGTGACAGTGAGTATCAGGCACTCCTGCCAATTCGAGGCAAGATTCTCAACGTGCAGAAGGCATCGCTCGCCGAGATGCTCTCGAACGCTGAGTGCGGGGCAATCATCAAGGTGATTGGAGCGGGTTCGGGCCGCGATTTTGATCTAGATGCTGCCCGCTACGGCAAGGTGATTTTGATGAGCGACGCCGACGTCGATGGCGCGCACATTCGCACCCTTCTGCTCACTCTATTCTTCCGCTACATGCGGCCGATGCTTGAGGCCGGCCGAGTTTACGCCGCTGTCCCGCCTCTGCATCGGGTCATCGTGCAGAACTCCGGCCGGAAGCCAAATGACGTGATATACACCTACAGCGAGAAGGAACTGCAGACCCTGCTCGCCGACCTCCGGAAGCGGGGGAAGAAGTATCAGGAGCCGATCCAACGCTACAAGGGCCTCGGCGAGATGGATGCCGATCAGCTCGCTGAGACAACGATGGACCGAGAGCACCGCACACTTCGGCGAGTGCGCCTTGAAGACGCTCACGCCGCAGCACAAATGTTTGAGCTGCTCATGGGGAACGACGTCGCGCCACGCAAGGAGTTCATCATTGAGAACGCCGATGATCTCGACCGCGAGCGAATTGACGCCTAG
- a CDS encoding DUF7455 domain-containing protein, with amino-acid sequence MSTLEQTADVADVTAADRPLSGLDRCDSCGAQAYVRVTLGGSELLFCAHHATKHEAKLRPMAEAWHDESHRLNA; translated from the coding sequence ATGAGCACACTGGAACAGACCGCTGACGTAGCGGACGTAACTGCGGCGGACCGTCCGCTCAGTGGACTTGATCGCTGCGATAGCTGCGGCGCACAAGCGTACGTTCGCGTGACACTTGGCGGAAGCGAGCTGCTCTTCTGCGCGCATCACGCGACAAAGCACGAGGCAAAGCTTCGCCCGATGGCTGAAGCCTGGCACGATGAGAGCCACAGACTGAACGCGTAG
- a CDS encoding RNA polymerase sigma factor produces the protein MATATTTKSRAAKAAESDEQNAAEAPAKKAPAKKAASAAKTTAAKKAPAKKPATRAKKAVDEIVDAPDDTEATEVDEQAEEEQPAAEHQEPLPTGAIVLKAGDEEDVPTVTTAIPGATADPVKDYLKQIGKVALLNAAEEVELAMRIEAGLFAEEKLGTEKGLPKKLERELKWVARDGQRAKSHLLGANLRLVVSLAKRYTGRGMQFLDLIQEGNLGLIRAVEKFDYTKGFKFSTYATWWIRQAITRAMADQARTIRIPVHMVEVINKLARVQRQMLQDLGREPTPEELSRELDMTTEKVIEVQKYGREPISLHTPLGEDGDSEFGDLIEDTEAIVPADAVGFTMLQQQLEQLLDSLSEREAGVIKMRFGLGDGMPKTLDQIGDTFGVTRERIRQIESKTMAKLRHPSRSQQLRDYLD, from the coding sequence GTGGCAACAGCGACAACGACCAAGTCTCGCGCGGCGAAGGCGGCTGAGAGCGACGAACAGAACGCGGCCGAGGCGCCCGCGAAGAAGGCTCCGGCGAAGAAGGCCGCGTCGGCAGCGAAGACGACTGCGGCGAAGAAGGCTCCCGCCAAGAAGCCAGCTACCCGCGCGAAGAAGGCGGTCGATGAAATCGTCGACGCGCCTGACGATACTGAAGCGACTGAGGTTGACGAGCAGGCTGAGGAAGAGCAGCCGGCCGCAGAACATCAAGAGCCTCTCCCGACTGGAGCGATCGTCCTGAAGGCCGGGGACGAGGAGGACGTGCCGACAGTCACGACCGCGATCCCTGGCGCCACTGCCGACCCTGTGAAGGATTACCTCAAGCAGATCGGAAAGGTCGCCCTGCTCAACGCGGCTGAGGAGGTCGAGCTTGCGATGCGTATCGAGGCCGGCCTGTTCGCCGAGGAGAAGCTTGGCACTGAGAAGGGGCTTCCGAAGAAGCTTGAGCGCGAGCTGAAGTGGGTTGCCCGCGATGGTCAGCGCGCAAAGAGCCACCTGCTCGGAGCCAACCTGCGCCTTGTTGTGTCGCTTGCAAAGCGTTACACAGGGCGAGGAATGCAGTTCCTGGACCTTATCCAGGAGGGCAACCTCGGTCTGATCCGCGCGGTAGAGAAGTTCGACTACACCAAGGGCTTCAAGTTCTCCACGTACGCAACGTGGTGGATCCGCCAGGCGATTACGCGCGCGATGGCCGACCAGGCGCGCACGATTCGTATTCCGGTGCACATGGTTGAGGTCATCAACAAGCTTGCACGCGTGCAGCGACAGATGCTGCAGGATCTCGGTCGCGAGCCCACACCTGAAGAGCTGAGCCGCGAGCTGGACATGACGACCGAGAAGGTCATCGAGGTCCAGAAGTACGGCCGTGAGCCGATCTCGCTCCACACCCCGCTTGGCGAGGATGGCGACAGCGAGTTCGGTGATCTGATCGAGGACACCGAGGCGATCGTTCCCGCTGACGCCGTTGGCTTCACTATGCTGCAGCAGCAGCTCGAGCAGCTGCTCGACTCGCTCTCAGAGCGCGAGGCCGGTGTCATCAAGATGCGCTTTGGTCTTGGTGACGGAATGCCGAAGACGCTTGACCAGATTGGTGACACCTTCGGTGTCACCCGTGAGCGTATTCGTCAGATCGAGTCGAAGACAATGGCGAAGCTCCGCCATCCGTCGCGGAGCCAGCAGCTGCGCGACTACCTGGATTAA
- a CDS encoding PAC2 family protein, giving the protein MTENLFSAVYAERRASVAKGLPLVVALSGSTDAGNAVSQLEQYLWERCAPEEIVRFDTDALLDYRARRPLITFDEDHFTDYSPEELTLSLARDELGAPFLLLSGFEPDFRWEAFVESVLLLVHEFEVSVTTWVQAIPMPVPHTRPIVATVSGTREDLMERSAWKPTTRLPASIVHLLEYRLHGVGEEVVGFAHLVPHYLANNEYPELLTAALENVMAATGLLFAIDEAKERAHDFRAQVDRQIAENEESREMLDNLERRFDAYVEAHGDRSSSLLGEEGTMPTADQLASELERFLAERQQGPENNDGPAVQ; this is encoded by the coding sequence GTGACTGAAAACCTCTTCTCTGCCGTGTACGCGGAGCGCCGTGCGAGTGTCGCCAAGGGCCTCCCTCTTGTTGTCGCGCTCTCGGGCTCGACAGACGCTGGAAACGCGGTCTCGCAGCTTGAGCAATACCTGTGGGAACGGTGCGCGCCCGAAGAGATCGTCCGCTTCGACACTGACGCCCTTCTCGACTACCGGGCCCGTCGCCCCCTCATCACGTTTGATGAGGATCATTTCACTGACTACAGCCCCGAAGAACTTACGCTGAGCCTCGCTCGCGACGAGCTCGGTGCGCCATTCCTGCTGCTTTCAGGCTTCGAGCCAGACTTTCGGTGGGAGGCCTTCGTTGAGTCCGTCCTCCTGCTTGTGCACGAGTTTGAGGTGTCGGTGACTACCTGGGTTCAGGCGATCCCGATGCCAGTGCCTCACACGCGGCCGATCGTGGCAACTGTGAGCGGCACCCGCGAAGATCTCATGGAGCGTTCGGCGTGGAAGCCGACCACGCGGCTGCCTGCAAGCATTGTGCATCTTCTTGAGTACAGGCTGCACGGTGTTGGTGAAGAGGTTGTCGGGTTCGCCCATCTCGTGCCCCACTACCTAGCAAACAATGAGTACCCCGAACTGCTCACCGCAGCACTCGAGAACGTGATGGCGGCGACGGGACTGCTTTTCGCAATTGATGAAGCAAAGGAACGTGCGCACGATTTCAGGGCTCAGGTTGATCGCCAGATCGCCGAGAACGAGGAGTCGCGAGAGATGCTTGACAACCTCGAGCGCCGCTTCGACGCGTACGTTGAAGCGCACGGCGACCGTTCGTCGTCCTTGCTCGGCGAGGAGGGGACGATGCCGACCGCCGATCAGCTCGCGAGTGAACTTGAACGGTTCCTTGCGGAGCGTCAGCAGGGCCCTGAAAACAATGACGGCCCAGCCGTGCAATAA
- the lpdA gene encoding dihydrolipoyl dehydrogenase: MAEHQFDIVVLGGGSAGYATAVRATQLGMTAAIIEKDKLGGTCLHRGCVPTKALLHSAEVADVAREGATYGINSSVESIDIVAVNAFREKLVAGKHKGLQGLIKANGITVFEGEGRLASPNTVQVGADTVVGKNVVLASGSYSRSLPGLEIGGRVITSEHALELQEIPSKVIVLGGGVIGVEFASVWRSFGAEVTIVEGLPHLVPNEEESVSKQLERAFRKRGIDYKLGVRFQGVTQDASSVTVTLEDGTTLSADYLLVAVGRGPATAGLGYEEAGIEMDRGFVLTTERLATNVPGVYAVGDIVPGLQLAHRGYQQGIFVAEEIAGLNPVVVADVNIPKVTYCDPEIASVGLTEAKAAEKYGAENISSYEYNLAGNAKSSILGTAGTVKAVRLNDGPVLGVHMIGARVGELVGEAQLIVNWEAYPEDVAPFVHGHPTQNETIGEAMLKLAGKPLHAI; encoded by the coding sequence TTGGCCGAGCACCAGTTTGACATCGTAGTTCTTGGTGGCGGAAGCGCCGGATACGCGACCGCAGTCAGAGCAACACAGCTTGGAATGACCGCAGCGATCATTGAGAAGGACAAGCTCGGTGGCACATGTCTCCACCGTGGCTGCGTGCCGACGAAGGCCCTGCTTCATTCTGCAGAGGTCGCAGACGTAGCCCGCGAGGGCGCAACCTACGGCATCAACTCGTCCGTTGAGTCGATCGACATTGTCGCAGTGAACGCTTTCCGCGAGAAGCTCGTTGCAGGCAAGCACAAGGGCCTCCAGGGCCTCATCAAGGCGAACGGCATCACGGTCTTTGAAGGCGAGGGCCGTCTGGCTTCGCCGAACACTGTCCAGGTCGGGGCAGACACCGTCGTTGGTAAGAATGTCGTACTTGCTTCCGGCTCGTACTCGCGTTCGCTCCCGGGCCTCGAGATTGGTGGCCGCGTCATCACCAGCGAGCACGCACTCGAGCTGCAGGAGATCCCGAGCAAGGTCATCGTTCTCGGCGGCGGTGTCATCGGCGTCGAGTTCGCAAGTGTGTGGCGCTCGTTTGGCGCCGAGGTCACCATCGTTGAGGGCCTCCCCCACCTTGTGCCGAACGAAGAGGAGTCGGTCTCGAAGCAGCTCGAGCGCGCATTCCGCAAGCGTGGGATCGACTACAAGCTTGGCGTCCGTTTCCAGGGCGTCACGCAGGACGCTTCAAGTGTCACTGTGACTCTTGAAGACGGAACGACTCTCAGCGCCGACTACCTGCTGGTTGCAGTCGGCCGCGGCCCGGCAACGGCCGGACTCGGATATGAAGAAGCCGGAATCGAGATGGATCGCGGTTTCGTTCTGACCACCGAACGTCTCGCCACGAACGTTCCAGGCGTCTACGCCGTCGGCGATATTGTTCCCGGTCTGCAGCTCGCGCATCGCGGCTACCAGCAGGGCATCTTTGTTGCCGAGGAAATTGCGGGTCTTAACCCCGTCGTGGTCGCAGACGTCAACATCCCCAAGGTGACCTACTGTGACCCTGAAATCGCCTCCGTCGGTCTGACCGAGGCGAAGGCTGCTGAAAAGTACGGCGCCGAGAACATCTCGTCGTACGAGTACAACCTTGCGGGCAACGCCAAGAGCTCCATCCTCGGCACCGCAGGAACGGTGAAGGCCGTCCGACTGAACGACGGCCCCGTGCTCGGGGTCCACATGATTGGCGCTCGCGTCGGCGAGCTCGTCGGCGAGGCCCAGCTCATTGTGAACTGGGAGGCGTACCCCGAGGACGTCGCTCCGTTCGTGCACGGGCACCCGACCCAGAATGAGACCATCGGCGAAGCAATGCTCAAGCTCGCCGGCAAGCCGCTGCACGCCATCTAA
- the sucB gene encoding 2-oxoglutarate dehydrogenase, E2 component, dihydrolipoamide succinyltransferase: MSESVVLPALGESVTEGTVTRWLKQVGETVAVDEPLLEVSTDKVDTEVPSPVAGVVEEILVQEDETAEVGAVLARIGDGSGSAPAAAPAPEQAAPAAPAPAEPAAPAAPAETAAAPAAAAPAPAPAAGGDSQDIVLPSLGESITEGTVTRWLKQIGEAVEVDEPLLEVSTDKVDTEVPSPVAGILQEMLVGEDETVEVGAVLARVGSGAAAPAAAPAPAPAAPAAAPAPAPAAPAAAPAPAPAAPAAPAAPTPAAPAPAAPAPAAPAPAAETGGYVTPIVRKLAGERGVDLATVVGTGVGGRIRKEDVLAAAAAAPAAAAAPAAAAPAPRVVSELRGTTQKMSRLRKVIAERAVASMQQTAQLTTVVKVDVTRVAQLRQAKKDEFLAKTGSKLSFMPFFALAAAEALQAYPVINSTVEGDQIVYPATENVSIAVDTERGLLTPVLRDAGTKNIAQIAGEIADLAARTRDNKLTPDELSGGTFTLTNTGSRGALFDTPLVFLPQSAILGTGVVVKEPGVVSTPEGDSIAIRSTVYLALSYDHRTIDGADAARFLTQMKSRLEEGNFGADLGI, translated from the coding sequence ATGAGTGAATCGGTAGTCCTCCCCGCGCTGGGCGAGAGCGTCACCGAGGGGACGGTGACCCGCTGGCTGAAGCAGGTGGGCGAGACCGTAGCGGTCGACGAGCCGCTGCTCGAGGTCTCGACCGACAAGGTGGACACCGAGGTGCCTTCCCCAGTCGCCGGCGTGGTCGAAGAGATCCTCGTCCAGGAAGATGAGACCGCTGAGGTTGGCGCTGTGCTCGCGCGCATTGGCGATGGAAGCGGATCCGCTCCCGCAGCAGCGCCGGCTCCCGAACAGGCGGCTCCCGCAGCGCCAGCTCCTGCTGAGCCTGCTGCTCCGGCAGCTCCCGCTGAGACCGCCGCAGCACCTGCTGCCGCTGCACCAGCTCCGGCTCCTGCCGCCGGAGGCGACAGCCAGGACATCGTTCTGCCGTCGCTCGGCGAGTCAATCACCGAGGGCACTGTGACCCGCTGGCTGAAGCAGATCGGTGAGGCCGTCGAGGTCGACGAGCCGCTGCTCGAGGTGTCAACAGACAAGGTCGACACTGAGGTACCGTCACCCGTCGCGGGCATCCTCCAGGAGATGCTTGTCGGCGAGGACGAGACCGTAGAGGTTGGCGCAGTCCTCGCGCGCGTCGGGAGCGGAGCAGCTGCTCCGGCGGCGGCACCTGCTCCGGCACCGGCTGCGCCCGCAGCGGCACCAGCTCCGGCACCGGCTGCGCCCGCAGCAGCACCTGCACCGGCACCGGCTGCGCCCGCAGCGCCCGCAGCGCCTACACCGGCAGCGCCTGCACCGGCAGCACCCGCACCGGCAGCACCCGCACCGGCTGCAGAGACCGGCGGCTACGTCACCCCGATCGTCCGCAAGCTTGCGGGTGAGCGCGGCGTGGACCTCGCTACCGTGGTCGGAACTGGCGTTGGTGGCCGCATCCGCAAGGAAGACGTGCTCGCGGCTGCAGCGGCTGCTCCCGCGGCAGCAGCGGCCCCGGCTGCAGCAGCTCCTGCGCCTCGCGTTGTCTCCGAGCTCCGCGGCACGACGCAGAAGATGAGCCGCCTGCGCAAGGTCATCGCGGAGCGCGCCGTCGCTTCGATGCAGCAGACGGCTCAGCTCACGACAGTGGTGAAGGTCGACGTGACACGCGTCGCTCAGCTGCGCCAGGCGAAGAAGGATGAGTTCCTGGCGAAGACTGGTTCGAAGCTTTCCTTCATGCCGTTCTTCGCGCTCGCCGCTGCAGAGGCGCTACAGGCCTACCCTGTGATCAACTCGACAGTTGAAGGCGACCAGATCGTCTACCCGGCAACTGAAAACGTCAGCATCGCTGTCGACACTGAGCGTGGTCTCCTCACTCCTGTGCTTCGCGACGCAGGAACGAAGAACATCGCCCAGATCGCCGGTGAGATCGCTGATCTTGCCGCTCGCACCCGTGACAACAAGCTCACGCCGGACGAGCTGAGCGGCGGCACGTTCACGCTCACGAATACGGGTTCGCGCGGGGCACTGTTTGACACCCCGCTGGTGTTCCTTCCGCAGTCAGCAATTCTCGGCACTGGTGTTGTAGTGAAGGAGCCCGGGGTTGTTTCGACACCTGAGGGTGACTCGATCGCGATCCGGTCGACGGTGTACCTTGCGCTGTCGTACGATCACCGGACAATCGACGGTGCCGACGCTGCGCGTTTCCTCACGCAGATGAAGTCCCGCCTCGAAGAGGGCAACTTCGGGGCAGATCTCGGTATCTAG
- a CDS encoding DUF4191 domain-containing protein — MAEAKQKSPDRIKQMVQVYKNTRTQDKLLTPLMLLSFVGPILVAVLLAWLLPGNWFSWILWPLTGILAGLLIAMIVLGRRAEAVAYAQIEGRPGAVGAIVQSALRRSWRGSEVPVAMTRQQDAVYRVIGRGGVVLISEGSRQRTQRIAQDEERKLKRAISNVPISHLYVGPDEGSVALPKLSKELQKMKRVLNRNEIAAVYNRLSSLQASPVGIPKGIDPNRVRAQRPR; from the coding sequence ATGGCAGAGGCGAAGCAGAAGTCCCCGGATCGCATCAAGCAGATGGTGCAGGTGTACAAGAACACCCGCACCCAAGACAAGCTGCTGACCCCGCTGATGCTGCTCTCCTTCGTCGGCCCGATCCTGGTGGCCGTGCTTCTCGCTTGGCTCCTGCCAGGCAACTGGTTTAGCTGGATCCTGTGGCCCCTCACCGGCATTCTTGCCGGACTGCTCATTGCGATGATCGTTCTTGGTCGCCGCGCCGAGGCAGTCGCATACGCGCAGATTGAGGGGCGTCCCGGCGCGGTTGGTGCAATCGTGCAGAGCGCACTTCGGCGTAGCTGGCGTGGGTCGGAGGTGCCCGTCGCGATGACCCGGCAGCAGGATGCGGTATACCGCGTCATCGGGCGCGGCGGAGTCGTACTCATTTCTGAGGGCTCGCGCCAGCGCACTCAGCGCATCGCGCAGGACGAGGAACGCAAACTCAAGCGCGCGATCTCAAACGTTCCGATCTCGCACCTCTACGTTGGCCCTGACGAGGGTTCGGTGGCATTGCCGAAGCTTTCGAAGGAGCTGCAAAAGATGAAGCGTGTACTCAATCGCAACGAGATCGCTGCTGTCTATAACCGGCTCTCGTCGCTTCAGGCGAGCCCCGTTGGAATCCCGAAGGGAATCGACCCGAATCGCGTCCGCGCACAGCGCCCGCGCTAA
- a CDS encoding RDD family protein, whose protein sequence is MSQKFGDLAPSEYPGERLGLPEDGPRSVGRVGRRLLAICIDWALASLPAYLLIGGPQAMWWHSLIFMLMQIVFVPTIGGSLGHRLVGLQVVPIAGGWVGVWRPIVRAVLVTLVIPALVWDSDQRGFHDKIAGTVLIRV, encoded by the coding sequence ATGTCCCAGAAGTTTGGTGACCTCGCCCCCAGCGAGTATCCGGGGGAGCGTCTCGGTCTTCCCGAGGACGGGCCTCGCTCGGTCGGCCGTGTGGGGCGACGCCTGCTCGCGATCTGCATCGACTGGGCCCTCGCTTCCCTCCCCGCCTACCTCCTCATCGGAGGACCGCAGGCGATGTGGTGGCACTCTCTCATTTTTATGCTCATGCAGATCGTCTTCGTTCCGACAATCGGTGGTTCGCTCGGACATCGACTGGTCGGCCTGCAGGTTGTTCCGATCGCTGGCGGCTGGGTTGGCGTCTGGCGCCCCATCGTTCGCGCGGTGCTCGTCACACTCGTGATCCCAGCACTCGTCTGGGACAGCGACCAGCGCGGCTTTCACGACAAGATCGCAGGGACGGTACTGATTCGCGTCTAG